CACACAGAAACAGCAAATCCTCCATATAATTAATTTCATAggactaatagtactgtagagctgttcttacttgcacacaatatagctgggtcgcCCCGTCCTGTCCTTAGGGGGTCCACcaccctgcagcgccccaacctaacacaccccactcagctttaggatcttagtgaaacattccttattgggttcaggtgtgttaggccaaggccagagagaCAACCCACAGTACGGCAGACCCCCAgacccagggccaggactgagcagcccagcagacccccagggccaggactgagcagcccagcagctagggattgcctaaataggtatctcccctgaggtgggcatgttttcaatacagactcctttagtcgtactgtattccatataaggcatccagaccttatgaaagttgcccagtatacccttaatctggTAATAAATCAAagctagtgatacataacttgacatgcatttcttagccgctataaatgcttggttacacagtttcttcagaTAAGTCTCcggtatcaacatttccaagcaaacaaaaacaggtagaagggagaatctgtagacatgctgagatttacattttttacattctacatactctttgccagaattcagccatccttcacaagaccataacatatgcaaatatgtccccttttgtgttttacacctccagcagaagaATAACATTTCTGAGgtcatgatattcagtttcactggcatatagtacattctatggatggtcttaaactgcagtaatgtatgtctgagattatatgaacatgactgggcattcaaacatatctgtatccattcatcatcaatagcttctaccaggtgttcctcacatttttgttttatatgttcaatgtcatcgggaaaagcctctatcaaccttTGATACAGTTTGTAAATTaactttggaggtttgtcagactgccttaaaatagcatctggttggtccagtgtttgctgcaaaAATTAACCTCACCtctgtcacagactggtcttccctggctgcctaaACCTGCTGAGactcctgtcaccatctgatcctcctataatgaggcatgacaaagaattaccttggtgtacattcaTACATTAcattatccaagaatagaatcaatggttcaataattgaaatgaccattattcccagatcccagactgtagctttaagctttagctgctgtcctgtagctactgtaggtctacccatcaattcaagatggaactttgtatcattcACTGATATTGTTAATATACTGAAACATTCACCTGAGCTgtgtagactggtcttccctggctgtctggccctgctgggacccctgtcaacatctgatcctgctaagacatgatgagcatagtgtcgTGCACTAGAGGAAAGCATTCCCGCGGCACGGTCTGTGGGCGGGAGCTGCGGTAAAACAGACGACTTTGGGatgaaaatattttatttttgttgtcccacagattatttggaaactgtcctctttctgctttgtatgagttagcctacctattgtattaaaagcacaCTCATAATTCGCGGCATCAACTTCAGTAGCCTCCCTCTCCTGGTTGGGCGTGAGAGTTCATGCACGCTTAgtatgtgtggtctcattgaaatagagaaggctgcctacatgggcggagaatcacgtggcagttaacttaaatatgattagactgtagtttaGTACAATGTCTGTAAATACATCTTGataatggaaagaagtggagggcgctcaaccaacgtgagtcgaagtgcaatcaaaaaatgtaatcgtcattgaaaaggaaaaggcacaacgcGCACATAGGTTAGGCTGCTATGGTGAGCGAGTGCTGCGCCTTTTCATTATCAATTAGTAttgattacccatttatttgtctctgcctgcaaatcgtcctcctaaaaggtCCTATAGGTCTATGCAAAAGTGTcgctgtcatcattcttgctgcttcaaATTCAGTGCCATACCTGCGGGATTAGGTGCGCGTGTGGTCTCCATTAAATAGGGTAGGCTTTAGCCTATGCACGGGCAGAGAAGCACGGGGCAGTTCTCTTTTCAAGGAAATGTACTTCATAAATAGgcctatgattaggctatagtttactacattgcctagaaagGCCTAAATATTAATCACCCATATTTCTCTGTCTGaaatcttcccactcctaaaacgtaggctataaaaatagctCGAGAGAAAGTGCAcgtctctccaactctgctctcttcaaactacatctagcatattggctaATCTAgcccgttcaaaagtttggggtcacttttttttgtccattaaaataacatcaaattgatcagaaatacagtgtagacattgttaatgttgtaaatggccattgtagctggaaacgtctgatttttaatggattatCTACATatgcatacagaggcccattatccgcaaccatcagtcctgtgttccaatggcatgttgtgtttgctaatccaagtttatcattttaaaaggctaattgatcattagaaaaccctattgcaattatgttagcacagctgaaaactgttgtgctgattaaataagcaataaaactggccttcttgagactagttgagtatctggagcatcagcaattgtgggtttgattacagaatcaaattggccagaaacaaagaactttcttctgaaactcgtcagtctattcttgttctgagaaatgaaggctattccatgcaagaaattgccaagaaactgaagatctcatacagcgctgtgtactactcccttcacagaacagcgcaaactggctctaaccagaatagaaagaggagtgggaggccccggtgcacaactgagcaagaggacaaatacattagagtgtctagtttgagaaacagacgtctcacaggtcctcaactagcagcttcattaaatagtacccgcaaaacaccagtctcaatgtcaacagtgaagaggcgactccgggatgctgaccttctaggcagagttgcaaagaaaaagccatatctcagactggccaataaaaataaaaattaagatgggcaaaagaacacagacactagaCAGAGGATGATtggaaaaaaaagtgttatggacagacgaatcgaagtttgaggggtttggatcacaaagaagaacatttgggagacgcagaccaaatgaaaagatgctggaggagtgcttgatgccatctgtcaagcatggtggaggcaatgtgatggtctgggggtgttttggtggtggtaaagtgggagatttgtacagggtaaaagggatcttgaagaaggatgGCTATcgctccattttgcaacgccatgccataccctgtggacggcgcttgattgtaggaggaaattggctccaacaggacaatgacccaaagcacagctccaaactatgcaataactatttaggaaAGAAGCAGTCAggtgggagtcggacagaaagccagcAGGTGAGGAATGAAAAGCTGCAGGTGCAGGCAGGAGCGGGATGAAGAAATCGGTCCGGCGCAGACctctactgtgcaccatgacagtgaagcctgtaacgttagagctgtttattactgtgtcagtgtgaaaaaTAAGGAATTaactagggaaactgacagatcaataacattACATTGCCATACTGACAATAGAAactcacattgcactgaaaaaacGTCACAATATCAATCTTCAATTGTTTGGCCGatggtttcatcgtttgattcaggtctaagttagtgtgattgaggcaaaaagaATAGCTAACGTTTGCCAACTTTTGGCCAGCTGTCTCGCTAACTATACAGCAACTGGCGAAAGCTAGACAAGTTcatttacttctgttgaaacgggacagaaaaaaggctacaaaacatgtcCATACAaaacaacagctgttagatagtAGGAATAGCCACCTCATATCGCTAACTTATCTGACAGGtaactagaggctagagctgacctgGCTATGGTAGCTACTCACTAGCGTAGcttattcattcacctcagtcaagAGGGGATAAAACATTAGCTAaagttacatgtcagttacaatacTAACTCAGTACTACAAATAAACACGAGTTTTTTATTTCTATTgagttaaacagcagttaccttgccagctacatcagtcaaagAGTTGCCCGTTTCTGCTCTGCTTCCTTTTACAACTCGGTGAAAGAGCGCAACATACACACTGAACTATGCTCAACTCTCCTGTGCGGATCTagccagccttccagaagctttgccttcacacagcctgtcagccTCCTCTGTAGTGTCCACGTGGTCCTAAATCCAGCCAGCTGTTCACTCccaacagcctacccgaccgctctgagGCGTCCACATGGTCCTATAGCACAATATTTCTGCTTTTTGTATCACATTGTAATGAAAAAACGGGGGAGGACGAAAATACAATTGTGGGGCCCAGCATAATGTCCCGACTAGTCTGaatttctggtccccacaaggatagaaaacccataaacacacatgcacaaacacactcacacatcccTGTACCACACTGTACAGtgttctttctccttctctctgtgtgtgtgttagaggttggagcagggtgATAGTGGAGAAGCCGTTTGGTCGTGACTTGCAGAGTTCTCAGGAGCTGTcgtcccacctctcctccctatTCAGAGAAGACCAGATCTACCGCATAGACCATTACCTGGGCAAGGAGATGGTGCAGAATCTCATGGTCCTCAGGTACAGAGATGTTAAAACCTCATGGTCCTCAGGTACAGAGATTACGTTAAAAGCTCATGGTCCTCAGGTACAGAGATGAAGTTAGAACCTCAGGTACAGAGATGAGCTTGAGTCCTGATCCCAGGAGACAGTACATGTATATATTTGATATCCTCTTTGTTCATGAAGTATTGTACAGTATTCATCACAATGAAGCAGATGCTTTTGTCCAAAGCGATTTACAATGAAGTGTGTTCATACAGGTTAGGGATGTGTATGTGATCCCTGTGGGAACTGAAAGAACCGTGGAGTGCTATGTTCTTACCAACACAGGAACAGTTTACCATTGTGTTTTGATCCTGTcgtctgtctttctgtccatcAGGTTTGGGAACCGTATCTTTGGCCCTATCTGGAACAGGAACAGTGTGGCCTGTGTGGTTCTAACCTTTAAAGAACCCTTCGGTACACAGGGACGCGGAGGATACTTTGACGACTTTGGCATCATCCGGTGAGGAGGAGTGGAATTTGCAATAGCCTGTCATGCCATGCCAAAGTATAAATCACTGGAAAACTTTGATCAACTGTTTTCAGATTTTGATGTGGTTCTCTTATTCTATGGTAATGTAGTGGAATATAgctatttttctattatttatcttttttttctttctctgtattgttgggaagcgcccgtaagtaagcatttcattcttagtctacacctgttgtttacaaagcatgtgacaaataattgAGTTGTTCAGTTCCATGGGTTTGTGATATTTcctacttcctgctttagtgATGTCATGCAGAACCACCTCCTCCAGATGCTCTCTCTGGTTGCCATGGAGAAGCCTGCCTCCACCAGCCCTGACGACGTGAGAGATGAGAAGGTAGCATCACCAACCAGTGTTCCACTTTGATTATTCCTTTGCACTTTTtattagggccaggagttttcccaTGGACAtgctgaccaggaaaaactctgggcccacTTTTTACACAGGTGACATAAAACTATATGGCCATTCCCTCTGTCTtataaacgtgtgtgtgtgtgtgtgtgaaccctaGGTGAAGGTGTTGAAGTGCATCGCCCCAGTGCCTCTGTCTGATGTGGTGCTGGGTCAGTACATAGGTGACCCTGAGGGGGAGGGCCATGCCAGACTGGGTTACATAGATGACCCCACCGTGCCCAACGGCTCCCGGACGCCTACCTTCGCCACCGCTGTGCTCTACGTACAGAATGAGAGATGGGATGGTGAGGACTGACGGCCATCTTGGATTCTGGCCAACTCTTTTCCTCCTATGTCCCTTATCTAGACATGTTGACAGATTTAGACACATCTTCCAGACTCATCTTGCTTTTTGTCGACAGCTCATATTGTCAGCCTGATACTCTGCATTTCTCAAAATCCTGAACTCTCCCTCTCTTATCTAGTTATTCTGTTACTAGACTCTCCAACTCCTCTTGTTTGTGTTTTTTCTTGGTACAGGTATGACTCCACCTGAACAGGAAGGTCGATCATAACTCTCAtgcacactctctttctctccccctctctcctcccttctcatcAACCCTCTCTCTATTCTTTCTCTCTACCCCCGCAACcacccacccatccctctctcccctcatccatccatccccttcCTCACCCACCATCCACCCCCTCTCCTCACAATATAATATCCCTCTCCCctcacccacccatccatccacccacccatccccctctcccctcattTATCCACCCATCCCTCTCCCCTCATCCACCCACCCATCCTCCcctcatccatccacccatccccctctcccctcatccatccacccatccctctctcccctcatccaccacccCCCAGGTGTTCCGTTCATCCTGCGTTGCGGTAAGGCCCTCAACGAGCGTAAGGCGGAAGTGCGTCTCCAGTTCACGGACGTTCCAGGGGACATCTTTAATGAGCAGTGCCAGAGGAATGAGCTGGTGGTCAGGGTACAGCCTGATGAGGCCATCTACCTCAAGATGATGACCAAGAAGCCTGGAGTCTACTTCAGCCCTGAGGAGACTGAACTGGACCTCACCTACAGGAGCAGATACAAGGTAAgatgtgtatacacacacacacacacacacacacacacacacacacacataatactgTGTAGAATAGATGACAACTAGTCTCGTGTTCTCTCTACAGGACGTGAAGCTCCCTGATGCATATGAGCGTCTGATTCTGGATGTGTTCTGTGGGAATCAGATGCACTTTGTCCGCAGGTCTGTCTCTGACTGTCACTATCTCACCCACTTAAATTCAaatttcaaatgtattttataaagcatttttacatcagcagttgtcacaaagtgcttatacagaaacccagcgtaaaaccccaaacagcaaacagtgcagatgtagaagcatgttggctaggaaaaactccctagaaaggcaggaacctaggaagaaacctagagaggaaccaggctccgagGGGTGGCGATGTGCCGCTGACATGTCCTGACTtgtgtctgcctctgtctcttaCCCTGTGTCTCAGTCACCACACTATCTCTGACCCTTATCTATGGCCTGAGAAACCCTATGTAATCTACACTGATAATCTCTCATGTACAGAAGCAACATTTCTATTAGACCTGATTATATCACTGTGACAAAATATATAAGGGATAAACGCTgacgttctgtacattaccttggaaataatggacAACGCAGCGGGACCAGGCAGAGCCAAGTCCCTTTGTGGAGTTCATTTTTCCAAGGTAAATGTACAGAACGGAGGCGTTTATAATAATAATCCCActtataccacagttgccaaagaaaacaattTCTGAATGCACAAAGAAAACAATACTAAAGCACACattttaatgtccattctagaacgcccttctagccaatcagaaacgagtattcatcAACGCTGTGGTATAAATCATAACATTTCCCCTGTTTCctggtcctcttcctctcccagtGATGAGCTGCAGGAAGCCTGGAGGATCTTCACTCCCCTCCTCCATCacatagagggagagaaaacACCTCCTATCCATTACAGCTATGGAAGGTAAGTAATACTACTAATCCTACCTTACTTTCATCACATCGTATGTCCATCtaaccctcctccaccctctatcTGTCCCAGTTCTTTTCCATGTTTGACCCCCCACACATGCAACATTCTGTCCATCGCTTCTCTtcgtatcctctctctctctctccctctccctctccctctctctctctctctctctctctctctcagtcgtGGTCCAAATGAAGCGGATGAGCTCGTGAGGAGGGTGGGATTCCGCTACGAGGGAACATACAAGTGGGTCAACCCCCACACTgcatgacacagacacacaaaacacacaccaaTTACACTGTGTGAAAGTTCACTTGTGTTTGCTACTCTCCACTCTTTCCAGATGCTTATTTCAGTTATACTGCatggaagaaaatgtatttctctcTGCATTTCTCACAATCCTGACTGATTCCCTCTTCTCTCCTATTTGAGTTAACATGGTATCCTACTGTACTGGATGTGCTGTAGCCAACAAACACAGATGAGTTGGttaaagcacaaacagatctgaacCACCAGGCGACAAATCAGTATTATGGAAAACACTTCTGGACTTGATTAATGCAACGTTTGATTGCAGCATGGCTAACCAAATTGATTGTGACCAAATAAATCCTGATAATTTATTGACTTCACTGATTGTTTGATTGACGATGTAAATTCCTGTGAGAATGTCGTCTAGAAGGCATTGAGATCCCTGAAGGTAAGAGGGAAAATCCTGAGCCAGCAAGGTAAGGATAATCAACTAAAAACATCCAAATTATTCTAAACTTTCTTAACCTGACTAATTATATTTGCATCTACATAAGCACATTCCTATGTATCACTCAGTCCTAGCCTAGCCTGGTCTGGGCCTAATTTAAGTTGCTCCACTAGACTGGCAGTTGACTGATGTTGTTTCCTGTTTCTTTCCCTCCAGGTATATGGCCCAGTTCTGAGCCTGCTGTCACTCCATAGCCCACAGACAGCAGACTGTTACCGCTGGGAGGGCCAGAGGAAGCAGAATGAATGTGTCACTATATAAATTGGGCGTGCTCGTTTTACATCGCCCGGTTTCCCGGGTGGGTGAAAATGTCACTTTAGGACAAATGGAATCGTCTAAAATGTGCAAACTCCGCCCAGCTGGGGCAAAGGACGATGCAAAACAAATGTGCCCAATGACAATAGCTGATTCATCAAATTGCACTGCATGCAATGAATGTATCTGCCTTTCTTGGATCAACTCTGTCACTGTGGTTTGAGAATGGTCTCAATGTTCAAGAACAACAGGTTTGACCTACTCTTCTGTTCTCACTAGACAAAGCCACTAACGCCTCAggtgtttctctttctctctgggagTAAATGTCACTTCTGCCATAAACAAGAAATAATGTGTAAAGCTCGAAACTCTGCTTAATAAAAAGGTCTGTCCATTTATTAAGTACAACATTTTCATAACTGCAAATCAGCCGCTGAAATGAACATGAATACACATTTACAGGCGAAAATACCataagtctatgtcatggaaagagcaggtgttcttaatgttttgaacACTGTGTATATTCCTTGAATTACCTCAAGCCTCTATCTTAAGACTTGTTGAAATATTAAATATTCTGGAATTATTTATTTGGTTAAAGAGAGAAAGCAGATAAAGTGAAATGGAAGGCTCTTTTGGGTATTGTGTTGGTACATTCAGTCACACCTCCTTCCAAACTCAGACATCATTCATGACCATTGTCCCAATAACTTGTATGTTGACCCTAATGTACTGGGGGGTTAGTTACAGTAACCATTTCATCAGATATGTGAAATGTAAGGCTCTGTTGGTTATTCTGTTGATACAGTCACATGTCAGAAAAATAAGTCTTTCCACAGACATCCTTCATGACCCACTAACTGATACGTTGTCATTGAGCCTACATGGGGTTCGTACAGTAACCATTGACCGCATGACAGTAATACAGCCTTCTTCAGTTATGAAAGATACATCTCCTCAGTATCACAGTAAGGCTCCGTTCACACTACAAAAAACTACACCAGAGAGAAAGCCATTTAATTGGTCCTAGCTGGCAGAATTATTGATTAGAATCATTAATGTCTTCCTTTCTGGCATTGTTTTTCTCTGCAAGTAGTGTGAACGGACCCTAACACAGCCTTCCTCAGTCAGTAGTGTGAACGGACCCTAACACAGCCTTCCTCAGTCAGTAGTGTGAACGGACCCTAACACAGCCTTCCTCAGTCAGTAGTGTGAACGGACCCTAACACAGCCTTCCTCAGTCAGTAGTGTGAACGGACCCTAACACAGCCTTCCTCAGTCAGTAGAGTGAACGGACCCTAACACAGTTCACTTCCTGGTGGGCGTGGCTGATCCGTCCTCCATGCCCCGGGCATACAGACGTACCAGCTGACCATGAACCCTGGAGGGGAaggaagaaaggagggagggacaaCAAGGCAGATGAGGACAGAATAGGAAGACGCAGCATTGACATGTCACACAATCATGCTAAGTCTAACTACTGTGCTGGCTCAAATATGTTATTTCTCCTTTCCAGCACGATTTCAGCAATTATGGTGAATGCGTAACCAGGCTAGAGCAGAACAGCTTGGCtcagctcagtagtgtgaaaaggttACTAGAGGCTTCAGGTTGGGTCTGAAGCAGAGTACTAAATGTACACTGAAACTCTGTCAGGTAAGCATTGATTTCCATAATGTGATAAGATGTCTCTTACCTGCAGAGGATCTCAGTGTGAGGAAGTATTTCTCCGTCGCAGTTCCACACGGACACTGAAGGTTTACTGCAGCACAGGCCACACAAGAAGTCTTTCTTCTTCCTCCTGTCGTTCGCCatccctcgctcctctcctctttctaccaGGTGATGTTGGGATCCGCTCTGGCttggtgtctctccctcttccaccATCCCGCCATCATTTACCGTCTCCCTCTCttcacccctctcttcctccttttctccgggcgggagagagaAACGCACTGCCTTCACGCGGTGGACATCCACGAAGGGCAGGTCAAACTAAGATAGAAGGGAAGATGCATAAAGCGACTATCGAAAAACTGTCAATCAAATCCAGTAGCAACTTCTTCCTTCCATCACAATATGTTTATTTTAGGCCTTTTAGTACTGCAGCTAGATGTTACTCCATCAGCAATtgttcacatacagtaccagtcaaaagtttggacacacctactcattccagggtttttctttatttttactattttctacattgtagaataatagtgaagacatcaaaactatgaaatagcacatatggaatcatgtagtaaccaaataagtgttaaacaaatcaaaatatatgttatatttgagattcttcaaagtagccaccctttgccttgatgacagctttgcacactcttggcattctctcaatcagcttcatgaggtagtcaccaggaatgcatttcaattaacaggtgtgccttgttagaagttaatttgtggaatttctttccttcttaatgtgtttgagccaatcagttgtgttgtgacaaagtagaagatagccctatttggtaaaagaccaagttcatattatggcaagaacagctcaaataagcaaagagaaacgacagtccatcattactttaagacatgaaggtcagtcaatccgaaaAATGTCAAgcactttgaaggtttcttcaagggcagtcgcaaaaaccatcaagcgctacgatgaaactggctctcatgaggactgccacaggaaaggaagacccagagttacctctgctgcagaggatacgttcatttgcagcccaaataaatgcttcatagagttcaagtaacagacacatctcaacatcaactgttcagagaagactgtgtgaatcaggccttcatggtcgaattgctgcaaagaaaccactactaaaggacaccaatgagaagaagagacttgcttgggccaagaaacacaagaaatgggcattagaccggtggaaatctgtcctttggtctgatgagtccaaatttgagatttttggttccaaccgccgtgtctttgtgagacgcagagtaggtgaacagatgatcgcctccacaatcacccgacctcaacccaattgagatggtttgggatgagttggaccgcagagtgaagccaacaagtgctcagcatatgtgggaactccttcaagactgttggaaaagcattcctcatgaagctggttgagagaatgccaagagtgtgcaaagctatcatcaaggcaaagggtggctactttgaaggatctcaaatataacatatttttttatttgtttaacactttt
This portion of the Coregonus clupeaformis isolate EN_2021a chromosome 24, ASM2061545v1, whole genome shotgun sequence genome encodes:
- the LOC121537867 gene encoding glucose-6-phosphate 1-dehydrogenase-like isoform X2, which codes for MAKMSGVPERLTHSEVFGQLRRELSHSSDSHIFIILGASGDLAKKKIYPTLWWLFRDGLLPEETHFVGFARSKLTMDDIRTACLPHMKVGDGESERLAAFFSRNSYLSGSYDEEDSFSELNAHLSSLTTSRGADHANCVFYLALPPSVYHHVSKNIRAHCMCRKGWSRVIVEKPFGRDLQSSQELSSHLSSLFREDQIYRIDHYLGKEMVQNLMVLRFGNRIFGPIWNRNSVACVVLTFKEPFGTQGRGGYFDDFGIIRDVMQNHLLQMLSLVAMEKPASTSPDDVRDEKVKVLKCIAPVPLSDVVLGQYIGDPEGEGHARLGYIDDPTVPNGSRTPTFATAVLYVQNERWDGVPFILRCGKALNERKAEVRLQFTDVPGDIFNEQCQRNELVVRVQPDEAIYLKMMTKKPGVYFSPEETELDLTYRSRYKDVKLPDAYERLILDVFCGNQMHFVRSDELQEAWRIFTPLLHHIEGEKTPPIHYSYGSRGPNEADELVRRVGFRYEGTYKYMAQF
- the LOC121537867 gene encoding glucose-6-phosphate 1-dehydrogenase-like isoform X1, yielding MAKMSGVPERLTHSEVFGQLRRELSHSSDSHIFIILGASGDLAKKKIYPTLWWLFRDGLLPEETHFVGFARSKLTMDDIRTACLPHMKVGDGESERLAAFFSRNSYLSGSYDEEDSFSELNAHLSSLTTSRGADHANCVFYLALPPSVYHHVSKNIRAHCMCRKGWSRVIVEKPFGRDLQSSQELSSHLSSLFREDQIYRIDHYLGKEMVQNLMVLRFGNRIFGPIWNRNSVACVVLTFKEPFGTQGRGGYFDDFGIIRDVMQNHLLQMLSLVAMEKPASTSPDDVRDEKVKVLKCIAPVPLSDVVLGQYIGDPEGEGHARLGYIDDPTVPNGSRTPTFATAVLYVQNERWDGVPFILRCGKALNERKAEVRLQFTDVPGDIFNEQCQRNELVVRVQPDEAIYLKMMTKKPGVYFSPEETELDLTYRSRYKDVKLPDAYERLILDVFCGNQMHFVRSDELQEAWRIFTPLLHHIEGEKTPPIHYSYGSRGPNEADELVRRVGFRYEGTYKWVNPHTA